One window of the Lemur catta isolate mLemCat1 chromosome 6, mLemCat1.pri, whole genome shotgun sequence genome contains the following:
- the LOC123640365 gene encoding small cell adhesion glycoprotein isoform X2 encodes MYLLSELPFQASGHRPLCLGVPRSVSLGRPVQASALSPRFPPRSTSKARAEWRRPFPGSPSNWKDLPLPRGLQPLAAMSSLLATPPPEGPGRHWAPLGLCGKAPQHHWPLLAQTLQTTADELMLLVLDGNLNVPGTRWESYSPCAGHTGL; translated from the exons ATGTACCTACTAAGTGAGCTGCCCTTCCAAGCTTCGGGACACAGACCTCTTTGT CTCGGGGTCCCGCGGTCGGTCTCTCTGGGTCGGCCTGTCCAGGCCTCCGCGCTATCTCCGCGGTTCCCGCCCCGGTCGACTTCAAAAGCACGCGCGGAGTGGCGCCGGCCCTTCCCCGGCAGCCCGTCCAACTGGAAAG ATCTGCCCCTTCCTCGAGGTCTTCAACCACTGGCAGCAATGAGCAGCCTCCTAGCCACACCTCCTCCAGAAG GTCCAGGACGTCATTGGGCTCCCCTTGGCCTGTGTGGAAAAGCCCCTCAACACCATTGGCCGCTCTTGGCTCAGACTCTCCAGACCACTGCTGATGAGTTAATGTTACTTGTCCTGGATGGAAATCTGAACGTGCCAGGGACTAGATGGGAATCATACTCACCCTGTGCTGGCCACACTGGCCTTTAA
- the LOC123640365 gene encoding small cell adhesion glycoprotein isoform X1 — translation MYLLSELPFQASGHRPLCLGVPRSVSLGRPVQASALSPRFPPRSTSKARAEWRRPFPGSPSNWKDLPLPRGLQPLAAMSSLLATPPPEELMTTPILQATEPLSPEAGASTALIAVVITVVFLTLLSVVILIFFYLYKNKGSYVTYESAEGEPCAILQMENDSAKGTEKEEYFI, via the exons ATGTACCTACTAAGTGAGCTGCCCTTCCAAGCTTCGGGACACAGACCTCTTTGT CTCGGGGTCCCGCGGTCGGTCTCTCTGGGTCGGCCTGTCCAGGCCTCCGCGCTATCTCCGCGGTTCCCGCCCCGGTCGACTTCAAAAGCACGCGCGGAGTGGCGCCGGCCCTTCCCCGGCAGCCCGTCCAACTGGAAAG ATCTGCCCCTTCCTCGAGGTCTTCAACCACTGGCAGCAATGAGCAGCCTCCTAGCCACACCTCCTCCAGAAG aactgatgaCTACTCCAATTCTTCAGGCCACTGAGCCCCTGTCCCCAGAAGCTGGAGCCAGCACAGCACTCATTGCAG TTGTTATCACCGTGGTCTTCCTCACCCTGCTCTCAGTTGTGATCTTGATCTTCTTTTACCTGTACAAGAACAAAGGCAGCTACGTCACCTATGAATCTGCAGAAGGCGAGCCCTGTGCCATCCTCCAGATGGAGAATGATTCAGCCAAGGGCACAGAGAAGGAGGAATATTTCATCTGA
- the DAZAP2 gene encoding DAZ-associated protein 2 isoform X2: MNSKGQYPTQPTYPVQPPGNPVYPQTLHLPQAPPYTDAPPAYSELYRPSFVHPGAATVPTMSAAFPGASLYLPVAQSVAVGPLGSTIPMAYYPVGPIYPPASTSWMPSQCCSACSHAGSQRSRNSEEGELLHGWLRWWLHHLVRSQGQLRAGKDITYLQHFSQCNCFSHINLKLQFRHMLLGCLSGAQTFRHFSNLIRNHVMVAVPP; this comes from the exons ATGAACAGCAAAG GTCAATATCCAACGCAGCCAACCTACCCTGTGCAGCCTCCTGGGAATCCAGTATACCCTCAGACCTTGCATCTTCCTCAGGCTCCACCCTATACTGATGCTCCACCTGCCTACTCAGAG CTCTATCGTCCGAGCTTTGTGCACCCAGGGGCTGCCACAGTTCCCACCATGTCAGCTGCATTTCCTGGCGCTTCTCTGTATCTTCCTGTGGCTCAGTCTGTGGCCGTTGGGCCTTTAGGTTCCACAATACCTATGGCTTATTATCCAGTTGGTCCCATCTATCCACCTG cctccacctcctggatGCCCTCCCAATGCTGCTCAGCTTGCAGTCATGCAGGGAGCCAACGTTCTCGTAACTCAGAGGAAGGGGAACTTCTTCATGGGTGGCTCAGATGGTGGCTACACCATCTGGTGAGGAGCCAAGGCCAACTCCGTGCCGGGAAAGACATCACATACCTTCAGCACTTCTCACAATGTAACTGCTTTAGTCATATTAACCTGAAGTTGCAGTTTAGACACATGTTGTTGGGGTGTCTTTCTGGTGCCCAAACTTTCAGGCACTTTTCCAATTTAATAAGGAACCATGTAATGGTAGCAGTACCTCCCTAA
- the DAZAP2 gene encoding DAZ-associated protein 2 isoform X1, with the protein MNSKGQYPTQPTYPVQPPGNPVYPQTLHLPQAPPYTDAPPAYSELYRPSFVHPGAATVPTMSAAFPGASLYLPVAQSVAVGPLGSTIPMAYYPVGPIYPPGSTVLVEGGYDAGARFGAGATAGNIPPPPPGCPPNAAQLAVMQGANVLVTQRKGNFFMGGSDGGYTIW; encoded by the exons ATGAACAGCAAAG GTCAATATCCAACGCAGCCAACCTACCCTGTGCAGCCTCCTGGGAATCCAGTATACCCTCAGACCTTGCATCTTCCTCAGGCTCCACCCTATACTGATGCTCCACCTGCCTACTCAGAG CTCTATCGTCCGAGCTTTGTGCACCCAGGGGCTGCCACAGTTCCCACCATGTCAGCTGCATTTCCTGGCGCTTCTCTGTATCTTCCTGTGGCTCAGTCTGTGGCCGTTGGGCCTTTAGGTTCCACAATACCTATGGCTTATTATCCAGTTGGTCCCATCTATCCACCTGGTTCAACAGTGCTGGTGGAGGGAGGTTATGATGCAGGTGCCAGATTCGGAGCTGGGGCTACTGCTGGCAACATTCCT cctccacctcctggatGCCCTCCCAATGCTGCTCAGCTTGCAGTCATGCAGGGAGCCAACGTTCTCGTAACTCAGAGGAAGGGGAACTTCTTCATGGGTGGCTCAGATGGTGGCTACACCATCTGGTGA